The Candidatus Hydrogenedentota bacterium genomic interval AGACGCCTTCAAGATCCATCTCGTTTATGCAATAGCGAAGTGTGCCACCATCGAGATGTGTAAAACGTTCTTCGAAGCGCTTCATCTCGTTCATCCATTTGCGCTCGGTCACCAACGGGCGAGGGCACACAATAAGAACTGACCGGATATCACGCCTTGCCTGCAATTCGCGAAGGATAAGACCCGCTTCTATGGTCTTGCCAACACCCACACCATCGGCAATCAATAATCGCGGGCGATCCGATCGGATGAACTTCAACACGGGACGAAATTGATACGGAACGAAATCGATTCGGGCGGCATTGAGTGAATAGAGTGTCGAAAGACCAGGATATTGAATTTGCAACGCAGTTAAGTAAGCGTGAAAATGTTCACAGGTCAAGGATTCACAACCATCATCATGAACATTATCCGCACGTAACTGAGAAGCATAAAAAGTTTGGATTTCGTCATTTACAAAGACCTTGTAACGATTTTCAGGCTTGCCTGGAATAACTGATATCACCGCACCCCGAATAGTTGGAGCTGATCGAACACATACGATCTGCCCAAGCACAAATTCGGAACCATCTGTCTTAATTGAATAATCTGGATTAAACTCAGATACCATATTTCATTCTACCTTTCCTAGGCCGGTTGGACCGGGTTTGTATTCGCGTGGCAATCGGAGAAGCGGTTTTTCTCCGCCCGGCATGAACACAGCTATGCTCACTTGAAACTTGGCAGTTTCCGGGATTAGGCGTCTTCCGCGATGAGATGCGTTTGCTTGAGCACGGCGATCAGGTCTTTCCGGAAAATGGGTTTCTGCAAGTAGCCGTCGCAATGCAGGGTACGCGCGCGAGCCTGGTGGTCAAAATCGTCTGCCGCGGAAATCATGACGGCCCGAATGCGCTGATCGTCGGTTACGTGCATGGCGTCTTCCATTTTTCGGATGACTTCCAGCACCTTGAGGCCGTCAAGGTCCGGCAGCATGATGTCGAGGCAGATCAGATGGAACGGTTCGCCGGCATTCCATGCGCGCTGGAACGCGACCACGGCTTCGCGTCCCGTGGTGGCCACCTCACAAACGCCGAACGGCGCAAGCAAGCCCTTCAGCATCCGGCAGTTTGCCTGCACATCGTCCACGATAAGCGCTTTCATGCCCTGTGCCGCCTCTCATCCATTATGTTCGCGATACCGGTTCCGAATGGCGTTGATTTCGTCCATGGTGGACAGGAACGCATCCAGAACATCGGGATCGAAATGCTTGTTGCGCCCCGTTTCCATCATTTTGCACGTTTCCTCGATCGAAACGGGATCCTTGTATGGTCTCCTGCAAACAAGGGCGTCGAACACGTCCGACAAGGCCGCGATGCGCCCCGCCAGCGGAATTTCCTTGCCGCTCAACCCCAGAGGATACCCCGATCCGTCCCACTTCTCGTGATGGGTCAGGGCGATAATACGCCCCAGTTCGACCAAAGGCGATTTCGACCCCTCCAGAATGCACGCCCCGATGACCGTGTGCTGTTTCATCACGTCCCATTCGGCATCCGTGAGCCGGTCGGGCTTGAGCAAGATGCTGTCGGGAATGCCGATCTTGCCGATGTCGTGCATCGGCGCCGCATAGAGAATGTTGTTGACTTCCTCGTCGGGCAATCCCATCTTGCGCGCGATGGCCGCGGCATAATGGCTCATCCGCTGGATGTGCATGCCCGTGTCCTCGTCTTTGTATTCGGACGCGCGGGCGAGGCGCACAATCGAATCGAGCGAGGCCTGCTGCAAATCCTGCAACATCCGGCGCAGTTGTTCCGTCTGCCGGGCCACGGCTTCCTCGAGCGCCTTTTGCTGGTTCTCGAGTTGGTCGTGATATCGCTTGAGTTTGACCAGCGAATGGACCCGCGCCCGAAGTTCCGTCTTGTCCACCGGTTTCGCCAGAAAATCGTCCGCGCCGGCTTCGAGTCCCTTGACGCGCGCCTCGACTTCCTGCAGCGCGGTCACCATCACGATGGGTGTGTGGTTTGTCGCGCCGGCCTGCCTCAACCGCCGGGCCGTCTCAAACCCGTCCATGTCCGGCATCATGACGTCCAGCAAGATACAGTCTGGATTCCATTCCCGCGCCTTCGCAAGGGCCGTGGCGCCGTCCGATGCCGTCAAGCATTCGTAACCCAGCGGCTTCAACATGGCCTCCACGATGCGCAGGTTCAACGGTTCATCGTCAATGATCAATATTTTCGGGCGGCTTTCAGCCTCCACA includes:
- a CDS encoding response regulator is translated as MKALIVDDVQANCRMLKGLLAPFGVCEVATTGREAVVAFQRAWNAGEPFHLICLDIMLPDLDGLKVLEVIRKMEDAMHVTDDQRIRAVMISAADDFDHQARARTLHCDGYLQKPIFRKDLIAVLKQTHLIAEDA
- a CDS encoding response regulator is translated as MSETAVVEAESRPKILIIDDEPLNLRIVEAMLKPLGYECLTASDGATALAKAREWNPDCILLDVMMPDMDGFETARRLRQAGATNHTPIVMVTALQEVEARVKGLEAGADDFLAKPVDKTELRARVHSLVKLKRYHDQLENQQKALEEAVARQTEQLRRMLQDLQQASLDSIVRLARASEYKDEDTGMHIQRMSHYAAAIARKMGLPDEEVNNILYAAPMHDIGKIGIPDSILLKPDRLTDAEWDVMKQHTVIGACILEGSKSPLVELGRIIALTHHEKWDGSGYPLGLSGKEIPLAGRIAALSDVFDALVCRRPYKDPVSIEETCKMMETGRNKHFDPDVLDAFLSTMDEINAIRNRYREHNG